In the genome of Apodemus sylvaticus chromosome 2, mApoSyl1.1, whole genome shotgun sequence, one region contains:
- the Tas2r4 gene encoding taste receptor type 2 member 4 has protein sequence MLWGLYVFVFAGSVVFNFIGIIANLFIIVIIYKTWVKSQRISSSDRILFSLALTRFLTLALLLLNTVCIATNTGRSVYFSTFFLLCWKFLDANSLWLVTFLNSLYCVKITNFQHPAFLLLKRTISTKTTSLLLACLLISAFTTLLHFVLTQMSRFSEHVIGRNDTSFDLNDGILTLAVSLILSSLLQFLLNVTFASLLIHSLRRHVRKMQRNTTSFWNPQTEAHVGAMRLMVCFLVLYILYSVAALLYLPSYMRKNLRVQAVSMIITAAYSPGHSVLIIITHHKLKAKAKKIFCFYK, from the coding sequence ATGCTCTGGGgactgtatgtgtttgtgtttgctggctcagttgtttttaattttataggaaTCATTGCAAATCTATTTATTATAgtgataatttataagacttgGGTCAAAAGTCAGCGAATCTCCTCTTCGGATAGGATCCTGTTTAGCTTGGCCCTCACTAGATTCCTGACTCTGGCATTGCTCCTACTCAACACTGTCTGCATTGCTACAAATACTGGAAGGTCAGTCTACTTTTCCAcattttttctgttgtgttggaaGTTTCTGGATGCCAACAGTCTCTGGTTAGTGACCTTTCTGAACAGCTTGTATTGTGTGAAGATTACTAATTTCCAACACCCAGCGTTTCTCCTGTTGAAACGGACTATCTCTACGAAGACCACCAGCCTGCTGCTGGCCTGTCTTCTGATTTCAGCCTTTACCACTCTCCTACATTTTGTGCTCACACAGATGTCTCGTTTTTCCGAACACGTAATTGGGAGAAATGACACATCATTTGACCTCAACGATGGCATCTTGACATTAGCAGTCTCTTTGATCCTGAGCTCACTTTTACAGTTCTTGCTCAATGTGACCTTTGCTTCCTTGTTAATACATTCCTTGAGACGGCACGTACGGAAGATGCAGAGAAACACGACTAGCTTTTGGAATCCCCAGACGGAGGCTCACGTGGGCGCTATGAGGCTGATGGTCTGTTTCCTCGTGCTCTACATTCTATATTCAGTTGCTGCCTTGCTCTATCTTCCTTCCTATATGAGGAAGAATCTGAGAGTCCAGGCTGTTAGCATGATTATTACTGCTGCTTACTCTCCGGGACATTCTGTCCTCATCATTATCACACATCATAAACTGAAAGCTAAAGCAAAGAAGATTTTCTGTTTCTACAAATAG
- the Tas2r3 gene encoding taste receptor type 2 member 3, whose protein sequence is MKFRNRKNKDQGGLHSNMLGFIEGVFLVLTVTEFILGNLVNGFIVTINGSYWLKSKKISLSDFIISSLALFRLFLLWIIFIDSLIIVFSYHTHDSGAMMQLIDAFWTFTNHFSICLTSCLSVFYCLKIASFSHPSFLWLKRRASRVVVGMLWGALLLSCVCTMSLMNEFQIYSALIGSKDTPNITEYIRLKRQEYNLMHVLGNLWKIPSLIVSLAAYFLLLLSLGKHTQQMQQYSTGFRDQSTEAHKRAMRIILSFLLFFLFYFLSFIILSFSRFLPETKIVRMIGVVITMSYLAGDSFILILCNNKLKQTFVATLPCECGHLKPGCKGPMAS, encoded by the exons atgaaattCAGAAACAGAAAA AACAAGGATCAGGGTGGCCTACATTCTAATATGTTGGGATTCATTGAAGGGGTGTTCCTGGTCCTGACTGTCACTGAGTTTATTCTTGGAAATCTGGTGAATGGTTTCATTGTGACAATCAATGGCAGCTATTGGCTCAAGAGCAAGAAAATTTCTTTGTCTGACTTCATCATTTCCAGCTTGGCCCTCTTCAGGCTCTTTCTGCTGTGGATCATCTTTATTGATAGCCTTATCATAGTGTTCTCGTACCATACCCATGACTCAGGGGCCATGATGCAGCTTATTGATGCTTTCTGGACATTTACAAACCACTTCAGTATTTGCCttacctcctgcctcagtgttttCTACTGCCTGAAAATAGCCAGCTTCTCCCACCCCTCATTCCTCTGGCTCAAAAGGAGAGCGTCTAGAGTGGTTGTTGGGATGCTGTGGGGCGCACTGCTCTTATCCTGTGTCTGCACCATGTCTCTGATGAATGAATTTCAGATCTATTCTGCCCTCATTGGAAGCAAAGACACACCAAATATAACTGAATACATCAGACTGAAGAGACAGGAATATAATCTGATGCATGTTCTTGGGAATCTGTGGAAGATTCCTTCCTTAATTGTTTCCCTGGCTGCCTACTTcctgctgcttctctctctggGGAAGCACACACAGCAGATGCAGCAATACAGTACTGGCTTCAGAGATCAGAGTACTGAGGCCCATAAAAGAGCTATGAGAAtcatcctttcctttctcttattcttcctattctactttctttcctttataatcTTGTCATTCAGTCGTTTCCTACCAGAAACCAAGATTGTCAGGATGATTGGAGTGGTAATTACAATGTCATACCTTGCTGGTGAttcatttattctcattttatgTAACAACAAGCTGAAGCAGACATTTGTGGCCACACTCCCATGTGAGTGTGGCCATCTGAAGCCTGGATgtaagggacccatggcttcgtAA